TTGCTCTGCCAACGGATTCGGTTAGGGGAGGGCTTTTGACCCAGGCCAGCGTGATGCGGGTAACGGCCAACGGGACCACGACCTCACCGGTTTTAAGAGGAGCCTGGATCATGGAGCGCATCCTGGGTGTGGAAATTCCACCGCCTCCCTCGGGAGTCGGAGCCATCGAGCCGGATACCCGGGGTGCCGTTACCATTCGGGAGCAATTGGACAAGCACCGGGAAATTCAATCCTGCAACGCCTGTCATGCCAAGTTCGATCCGGTGGGATTTGCCCTGGAAAGTTTCGATGTTGCCGGTGGTTGGCAGGATGCCTACCGGGCGGTCAATGAAGAAGGGGAACCCGTGCTGGGCTTTGGAAAAAACGGGCATTTGTTCGTCTACCACTTTGCCCAACCGGTTGATTGCGCCGGTCAACTGGCCGATGGGCGGACCTTTTCCGATATCCTGGATTTGAAAAACATCCTGGTCGACGACGAAAGGCAGGTCGCGCGGAATCTGGTCAACCGTCTCATCGTCTACGGCACCGGGGCACCCGTTTCATTCGCCGATCGCCTGGAAGTTGAAAAGATACTCGATAAATGTGAGAAAAACAGTTTTGGTATGAAGTCGTTGATCCACGGAGTTGTGCAAAGCGAGCTCTTCAAAATTAAATAATAACGTTTACCCCGATGTTTATTTCCATCCCTTCGAAGCGAATCAGCCGCCGCCAGATGTTGCGGGGCATGGGCGTGGCCATGGGCTTGCCGATGCTGGAAGCGATGTCTCCGGTTTTTTCCGGGTCTTTGAAGGCTGCTTCACCCGAAACCAAGGCACCCCGGCGGATGTTCGCCGTCTGCAACAACCTGGGGTTTCTGCCCGACCAGTTTTTTCCCGAAGCAGGCGGATTAGATTATAAACTGTCGCCCTACCTTAAAAAGCTGGCTGATTTTCGCAACGATTTCACTGTCCTGAGTGGCGTATCCCATCCGGGAGTGGATGGGTCCCATTCCTCCGATGTGTCCTTCCTGACCGCGGCACCGCATCCCGGTGGTGGTGGTTTTAGGAATACCATCTCGCTGGACCAGTTTATCGCCGCCAAAGTCGGGAACCTGACCCGGTTTCCATCTCTCACCCTGGGCGTAAATGCCAAAGAAGGCAGGCGCAGTCTTTCGTGGACCGACGCCGGGGTATTGATTCCCTGTGAGGACAAGGCCTCGGAAGTTTACAAACAATTGTTTCTGCAGGGGTCACCCAAGCAAATCGAAGGGCAGCTGCGCAAGTTGAAGATCGGAGAAAGCATCATGGATGCGGTGGCTGACCAATCCCGGGCTTTGCATCGCCGTCTGGGCCGTTCCG
The sequence above is a segment of the Verrucomicrobiota bacterium genome. Coding sequences within it:
- a CDS encoding DUF1552 domain-containing protein — its product is MFISIPSKRISRRQMLRGMGVAMGLPMLEAMSPVFSGSLKAASPETKAPRRMFAVCNNLGFLPDQFFPEAGGLDYKLSPYLKKLADFRNDFTVLSGVSHPGVDGSHSSDVSFLTAAPHPGGGGFRNTISLDQFIAAKVGNLTRFPSLTLGVNAKEGRRSLSWTDAGVLIPCEDKASEVYKQLFLQGSPKQIEGQLRKLKIGESIMDAVADQSRALHRRLGRSDQERMDQYTTAVRDVEKRMEKAREWELKPKPEAPIAMPLDPDSPKDYMDKIRLMYQMSRLAFASDSTRSITLLLDSSNSPTIDVQGANISDGYHNLSHHGKSDKKLNQLKAIDLAQMKLLADLLSDLKTSSEGNGTLLNNTTIVFGSNFGDANKHTTDNMPILVAGGGFKHGKHLAFDRDKNYPLPNLFVSILQSMGIESDRFATSTGTLTGLDIA